A section of the Streptomyces sp. 6-11-2 genome encodes:
- a CDS encoding type I polyketide synthase, producing MEFEPIAVVGRGCVLPDALDPDTFWDNVAAGRTSLSVVPEGRWRLPRRWAMGSVDDHLDRTWTDVGGYVRGFESVFDPSGFRIAPERILSLDPLFHWVMYGVRQALTEAGREGPLPRAGLVLGNLSYPTPSGAAFAEHVWLSAQRPPLRDALLTGERRERPDARNRFSSGLPARLAARALGLGAGAWSLDAACASSLYAVKLACDRLHDGTADLMVAGAVSRADPLYLHVGFCGLSATSRTGRSRPFHRDADGLVHGEGAGFVALMRLSEARAARLPVLGVIRGVGLSNDGRGAGLISPSEEGQVRAMRLAYDAAGVAPESVSLVECHATGTPVGDAVEARGMARVFGAGDDVPIGSVKSNVGHLLAPAGVAGLLKVLGALGAGVRPATLGAELPLEALAGTPLRVLTAPEPWSGQRRAAVSAFGFGGTNAHLVVDLPDGDPVPAVPRPNRPTSAAVPAPARTRESPGGRAPVAIVALGARVGDGTCTEDFRRAVLGGERRGPATEIAVELRDLCFPPLALRRTVRHQLLVLEAAREAVRSVSLPRERTMVVVGMGVDPEVARAGARWRVPHWLEQAGLPATAASAGLARDAFVPPMTAEAVVGSMPNLVANRISTQLDLAGPGFAVSAEEASGLVALELAARAVRSGEVDAALVGATDLSCEAVHRAAQRELGHEDEPGDAAVVLVLKSLDTARRDGDTVVALLDEDSAGAPDMVIGDGPDAVFDPASVFGRAHAAHGLVSVAVAALSLQHRAVPRPGGPADTAAVAYTAKALVTPLEGPTASVRLRAGDARPWLRSPAPRLHVFSGADRQGVLAALEAGAESGAGPARLALVADDDALPGRMEAARRWLTGGGARPADVVYRDRPVTGRTAFVYTNGSATYPGMGHELLLALPSLGEAVRARHGAIGARLRSRAEPAVLDQIWAAAELAVLHTVFTREVLGLRPDAALGYSSGESAALVALGAWPDAARLYDATRDSGLFTTELTGELRAVRRHWERLGIQGSRWSSHLVTAPLEAVRAELAAEAAVHLMAVNAPGVCVIGGESRACAAVVARIGADRAIRLDYDMAAHTPELADIREVWREAHRQPTVDVPGVRFYSGATGQSYRPTAERAAEALTAQGLNTIDFAATVEQAWADGVRIFVEHGPRKLCTGWIKRVLGDREHVAVALDTPGDTGLRQPCLAVAELVAAGVPVRADELFARLAEAATEVPRPGPTVTVPVPTPPILPPLEPALVTLPRAPELAPVPDRAARPSEAPGAVRRRPLPDVRPTEWDGREAQEAGARAAVLRQSRRVAALHQEILAGHTEAHQRFLRMSALAVTALRSGAPVPVRPSGPPVLPARRPTAGPPPAPARPTPRPAPVPAPPPDTAPTAPLRPGPKFDRAQLEHLASREISTLFGPRFAEQDAYAVQTRMPGPPMLLADRVTGIDAVPAALAAPGPVRTDGTIWTETDVLPDSWYLDSTGRMPAGLMIEAGQADLLLLSWLGVDLLNRGERAYRLLGCEVTYHGSPPEAGDTLRYEIHVDGHAEHDGVRLSFFHYDCYVDGELRLSVREGQAGFFTLEELTGSGGVRWDPAERPPGDDLPLDPPAVRCGRTRFDADRVRALAQGRPADCFGPGWEATAAHVRSPGLDDGRLRLLHEVTAFDPAGGPWGRGYLRAETPLSPDDWFFAGHFRNDPCMPGTLMLQGGLQAMAFYLTAMGFTVDRDGWRFEPVDGRPVRAMCRGQATPAGRRVVYEVFVRGVSAGPVPTLYADVLGWVDGTKAFLGQDVALRLVPDWPLSHWRRSGPPVVQDSGTPVPLPLLGGLAGHREEKPVATAADGLPFGYASLLACAWGRPSEAFGTAYEPFDGTRRVARLPGPPYHFMSRIVAVDGPQGGMQEGSSVVAEYDVPARAWYFEQSGGHAMPFAVLMEIALQPCGWLASYVGSALTTDTDLLFRNLDGSGTVTGEVTPATGTVRTHAELTRVSHSGDMIIESFRVRCTADGMPLFELSTAFGYFPPSAFDHQQGLSVSAEDRARLDEPCDHIVDLTARPARHCAGEPRLPGPMLLMLDRITGSWPEGGSRRLGRLRSEKDVVPDEWFFRAHFFQDPVQPGSLGVEAMCQLLQYHLLERGAADGIPHPRFEPVLPGREATWTYRGQITPANRLIRVDMDIVESGTDARGPYATADATLWGDDTCIYRVRGLGMRVVSAASMS from the coding sequence ATGGAATTCGAACCGATCGCCGTCGTCGGCCGGGGCTGTGTACTGCCCGACGCGCTCGATCCGGACACGTTCTGGGACAACGTCGCCGCGGGCCGCACCAGCCTGTCGGTCGTCCCGGAGGGCCGGTGGCGGCTGCCGCGCCGCTGGGCCATGGGCTCGGTGGACGACCACCTCGACCGCACCTGGACCGATGTCGGGGGGTACGTACGGGGGTTCGAGTCCGTCTTCGACCCGAGCGGCTTCCGGATCGCCCCGGAGCGGATCCTGTCGCTGGACCCGCTCTTCCACTGGGTCATGTACGGCGTCCGGCAGGCGCTCACGGAGGCGGGCCGCGAGGGCCCGCTGCCGCGCGCCGGGCTCGTGCTGGGAAACCTGTCCTATCCCACGCCCTCGGGGGCGGCTTTCGCCGAGCACGTCTGGCTGTCCGCCCAGCGACCCCCGCTCCGTGACGCCCTGCTGACAGGAGAGCGCCGGGAGCGGCCCGACGCCCGGAACCGCTTCTCGTCCGGGCTGCCCGCCCGGCTCGCGGCCCGGGCGCTCGGGCTGGGCGCGGGGGCGTGGTCCCTCGACGCCGCCTGCGCGTCGTCGCTGTACGCGGTCAAGCTGGCGTGCGACCGGCTGCACGACGGCACGGCGGACCTGATGGTGGCCGGTGCGGTCAGCCGGGCGGACCCCCTCTACCTGCACGTGGGGTTCTGCGGGCTGTCCGCGACGAGCCGCACCGGGCGCAGCCGGCCCTTCCACCGGGACGCGGACGGGCTGGTGCACGGCGAGGGCGCCGGGTTCGTCGCCCTGATGCGGCTGTCCGAGGCCCGCGCCGCCCGTCTGCCCGTACTCGGGGTGATCCGCGGTGTCGGGTTGTCCAACGACGGGCGCGGCGCCGGGCTGATCAGTCCGTCGGAGGAGGGCCAGGTCCGGGCCATGCGCCTGGCGTACGACGCGGCGGGCGTCGCGCCCGAGAGCGTGTCGCTCGTCGAGTGCCATGCGACGGGGACGCCGGTCGGGGACGCGGTGGAGGCGCGCGGCATGGCGCGGGTCTTCGGGGCCGGTGACGACGTGCCCATCGGTTCGGTGAAGTCGAACGTCGGACATCTGCTGGCCCCGGCGGGCGTGGCCGGGCTGTTGAAGGTGCTCGGCGCGCTGGGCGCGGGGGTCCGTCCGGCGACGCTCGGCGCGGAACTTCCGCTGGAGGCGCTGGCGGGCACGCCGTTGCGGGTGCTGACCGCGCCGGAACCGTGGTCGGGGCAGCGCCGGGCGGCGGTGAGCGCGTTCGGGTTCGGCGGGACCAACGCCCATCTGGTGGTGGACCTTCCGGACGGCGACCCGGTGCCGGCCGTTCCGCGGCCGAACCGCCCGACGTCCGCCGCCGTGCCCGCCCCGGCCCGGACGCGGGAATCGCCGGGCGGCCGTGCACCGGTGGCGATCGTGGCTCTCGGCGCCCGCGTCGGCGACGGGACCTGTACCGAGGACTTCCGGCGGGCGGTGCTGGGCGGTGAACGGCGTGGCCCCGCGACGGAGATCGCCGTGGAGTTGAGGGACCTGTGCTTCCCGCCGCTGGCCCTTCGGCGAACGGTGCGTCATCAGCTCCTGGTGCTGGAGGCCGCCCGTGAGGCCGTACGGTCGGTGTCCCTGCCCCGGGAGCGGACCATGGTGGTCGTCGGCATGGGGGTGGACCCCGAGGTGGCCCGGGCGGGTGCCCGCTGGCGGGTTCCCCACTGGCTGGAACAGGCCGGTCTGCCCGCCACGGCAGCGTCGGCGGGCCTCGCCCGGGACGCGTTCGTGCCGCCCATGACCGCGGAGGCGGTGGTGGGCAGCATGCCGAACCTCGTGGCGAATCGGATCAGCACCCAACTCGACCTGGCGGGACCGGGGTTCGCGGTCTCGGCGGAGGAGGCGTCCGGGCTGGTGGCGCTGGAGCTCGCGGCCCGGGCCGTCCGGTCCGGGGAGGTCGACGCCGCGCTCGTCGGTGCCACCGACCTGTCCTGCGAGGCGGTGCACCGGGCCGCCCAGCGGGAACTCGGACACGAGGACGAACCGGGAGACGCCGCCGTCGTCCTGGTCCTCAAGTCCCTGGACACCGCGCGCAGGGACGGCGACACCGTCGTCGCCCTGCTCGACGAGGATTCCGCCGGCGCACCCGACATGGTCATCGGGGACGGCCCGGACGCGGTGTTCGACCCGGCATCCGTCTTCGGGCGCGCTCACGCCGCGCATGGTCTGGTCTCCGTCGCGGTCGCGGCGCTGTCGCTCCAGCACCGCGCGGTGCCGCGTCCGGGCGGTCCCGCGGACACCGCGGCCGTCGCGTACACCGCCAAGGCCCTGGTGACACCGCTGGAAGGGCCCACCGCGAGTGTCCGACTGCGCGCGGGAGACGCCCGGCCGTGGCTGCGGAGCCCGGCTCCGCGCCTGCACGTCTTCTCCGGGGCCGACCGGCAGGGGGTGCTGGCCGCGCTGGAGGCCGGTGCGGAGTCCGGCGCCGGACCGGCCCGGCTGGCGCTCGTGGCCGACGACGACGCGTTGCCGGGCCGTATGGAGGCCGCCCGTCGCTGGCTGACCGGGGGTGGTGCCCGGCCGGCCGATGTGGTGTACCGGGACAGGCCGGTCACGGGGCGGACCGCGTTCGTGTACACCAACGGCTCGGCCACGTACCCGGGTATGGGCCACGAGCTGCTGCTCGCACTGCCGTCGCTCGGCGAGGCCGTCCGTGCCCGGCACGGGGCGATCGGTGCGCGACTGCGGTCCCGGGCGGAGCCCGCAGTGCTCGACCAGATCTGGGCCGCCGCCGAACTCGCGGTCCTCCACACCGTGTTCACCCGGGAAGTGCTCGGGCTTCGGCCGGACGCCGCCCTCGGGTACTCCTCGGGCGAGTCGGCCGCCCTGGTGGCGCTGGGTGCCTGGCCGGACGCCGCGAGGCTGTACGACGCCACCCGGGACAGCGGTCTGTTCACGACCGAACTCACCGGTGAACTCCGGGCGGTCCGGCGCCACTGGGAACGCCTGGGCATCCAGGGCTCCCGCTGGTCGAGCCATCTGGTCACCGCGCCCCTGGAGGCGGTCCGTGCCGAACTCGCCGCCGAGGCCGCGGTCCATCTGATGGCGGTGAACGCGCCCGGAGTCTGTGTCATCGGCGGCGAGTCGCGCGCGTGCGCGGCCGTCGTGGCCAGGATCGGCGCCGACCGCGCGATCCGGCTCGACTACGACATGGCCGCCCACACACCGGAGTTGGCGGACATCCGAGAGGTATGGCGTGAGGCCCACCGCCAGCCCACCGTCGACGTGCCCGGTGTGCGGTTCTACAGCGGGGCCACCGGGCAGTCGTACCGGCCGACGGCCGAACGGGCCGCCGAGGCGCTCACCGCGCAGGGGCTGAACACGATCGACTTCGCCGCCACGGTCGAGCAGGCGTGGGCGGACGGCGTCCGGATCTTCGTGGAGCACGGGCCGCGCAAGCTGTGCACCGGCTGGATCAAGCGGGTGCTGGGCGACCGGGAGCATGTCGCCGTCGCGCTGGACACCCCGGGCGACACCGGGCTGCGGCAGCCGTGCCTCGCGGTGGCCGAACTCGTCGCCGCCGGGGTGCCGGTCCGCGCCGACGAGCTGTTCGCCCGGCTCGCGGAAGCGGCCACCGAGGTCCCGCGTCCCGGGCCCACCGTCACCGTGCCCGTCCCCACGCCTCCGATTCTGCCGCCGCTGGAGCCGGCCCTGGTGACCCTGCCCCGGGCCCCCGAACTGGCGCCGGTGCCGGACCGGGCGGCCCGCCCGTCAGAGGCACCCGGTGCCGTGCGGCGGCGCCCCCTGCCGGACGTCCGGCCGACGGAGTGGGACGGTCGGGAGGCACAGGAGGCCGGCGCCCGTGCCGCGGTCCTCCGGCAGAGCCGGCGCGTCGCCGCGCTGCACCAGGAGATCCTCGCCGGGCACACCGAGGCCCATCAGCGGTTCCTGCGGATGTCCGCTCTCGCCGTCACCGCGCTGAGGAGCGGCGCGCCCGTGCCCGTACGGCCCTCAGGCCCACCGGTCCTCCCGGCAAGGCGTCCGACGGCCGGGCCGCCGCCGGCCCCCGCACGGCCCACGCCCCGCCCGGCACCCGTGCCCGCTCCCCCGCCGGATACGGCACCCACGGCACCCCTCAGGCCGGGGCCGAAGTTCGACCGCGCCCAACTGGAGCACCTCGCCTCCCGGGAGATCTCCACGCTGTTCGGCCCCCGGTTCGCCGAGCAGGACGCGTACGCGGTGCAGACCCGGATGCCCGGGCCGCCCATGCTGCTCGCGGACCGGGTCACCGGCATCGACGCCGTGCCGGCTGCGCTCGCCGCGCCCGGCCCGGTGCGCACCGACGGGACGATCTGGACGGAGACCGACGTCCTGCCGGACAGCTGGTACCTGGACTCCACCGGGCGTATGCCCGCCGGGCTGATGATCGAGGCCGGCCAGGCGGATCTGCTCCTGCTCAGCTGGCTGGGCGTCGACCTCCTCAACCGGGGCGAGCGCGCCTATCGGCTGCTCGGCTGCGAAGTGACGTACCACGGCAGCCCGCCGGAAGCGGGCGACACCCTGCGCTACGAGATCCACGTCGACGGCCACGCGGAGCACGACGGCGTCCGGCTGTCCTTCTTCCACTACGACTGCTACGTGGACGGCGAACTCCGGCTCAGCGTCCGCGAGGGCCAGGCCGGGTTCTTCACCCTCGAGGAACTCACGGGCAGCGGCGGTGTGCGGTGGGATCCCGCCGAGCGGCCGCCCGGCGACGACCTGCCGCTCGACCCGCCCGCCGTGCGCTGCGGGCGGACCCGATTCGACGCGGACCGGGTGCGCGCCCTGGCCCAGGGGCGGCCGGCGGACTGCTTCGGCCCCGGCTGGGAGGCGACGGCGGCCCACGTGCGCTCACCGGGGCTCGACGACGGCAGGCTGCGGCTGCTGCACGAGGTGACAGCGTTCGACCCGGCCGGAGGGCCGTGGGGCCGCGGCTACCTGCGGGCCGAAACCCCTCTGTCGCCGGACGACTGGTTCTTCGCGGGGCACTTCAGGAACGACCCCTGCATGCCGGGCACCCTGATGCTCCAGGGCGGTCTCCAGGCGATGGCGTTCTACCTGACGGCCATGGGCTTCACCGTGGACCGGGACGGCTGGCGTTTCGAGCCCGTCGACGGTCGGCCCGTCAGGGCGATGTGCCGGGGCCAGGCGACTCCGGCCGGCCGGCGGGTCGTCTACGAGGTGTTCGTGCGCGGTGTCTCGGCCGGGCCGGTGCCGACGCTGTACGCCGATGTGCTGGGCTGGGTGGACGGGACGAAGGCGTTCCTGGGACAGGACGTGGCGCTGCGGCTGGTGCCCGACTGGCCGCTGTCGCACTGGCGGCGCTCGGGCCCGCCCGTCGTGCAGGACAGCGGTACACCGGTGCCGCTCCCCCTGCTGGGCGGGCTGGCCGGGCACCGTGAGGAGAAGCCGGTCGCGACGGCGGCCGACGGACTCCCCTTCGGCTACGCCTCGTTGCTGGCGTGTGCCTGGGGCAGACCGAGTGAGGCGTTCGGCACCGCGTACGAGCCGTTCGACGGCACCCGCAGGGTCGCGCGGCTGCCCGGTCCCCCGTACCACTTCATGAGCCGGATCGTGGCGGTGGACGGTCCGCAGGGCGGTATGCAAGAGGGCAGCAGCGTCGTCGCGGAGTACGACGTGCCCGCGCGGGCCTGGTACTTCGAGCAGAGCGGCGGCCATGCGATGCCGTTCGCCGTCCTGATGGAGATCGCCCTGCAACCCTGCGGGTGGCTGGCCTCTTACGTGGGCAGCGCGTTGACCACCGACACGGATCTGCTGTTCCGCAACCTCGACGGGTCGGGGACGGTCACCGGTGAGGTCACTCCGGCGACGGGCACGGTCCGCACCCACGCCGAGCTGACGCGTGTCTCCCACAGCGGGGACATGATCATCGAGTCGTTCCGGGTGAGGTGCACGGCCGACGGGATGCCGCTGTTCGAACTGTCCACAGCCTTCGGCTACTTCCCGCCGTCGGCCTTCGACCACCAGCAGGGTCTCTCGGTGTCGGCCGAGGACCGGGCGCGCCTCGACGAGCCCTGTGACCACATCGTCGATCTGACCGCCCGGCCCGCTCGCCACTGCGCCGGGGAGCCGCGGCTGCCGGGCCCCATGCTGCTGATGCTCGACCGGATCACCGGCTCCTGGCCGGAGGGGGGCAGCAGGAGGCTCGGGCGGCTGCGGTCGGAGAAGGACGTGGTCCCGGACGAGTGGTTCTTCCGGGCGCACTTCTTCCAGGACCCGGTGCAGCCTGGGTCGTTGGGCGTCGAGGCCATGTGCCAGCTGCTCCAGTACCACCTGCTGGAGCGCGGCGCGGCGGACGGCATCCCGCACCCCCGCTTCGAGCCGGTGCTGCCCGGCCGCGAGGCGACCTGGACGTACCGCGGCCAGATCACCCCGGCCAACCGGCTGATCCGGGTGGACATGGACATCGTGGAGAGCGGCACGGACGCCCGGGGACCCTACGCGACGGCGGACGCGACGCTGTGGGGCGACGACACGTGCATCTACCGAGTACGCGGGCTGGGCATGCGCGTGGTGTCCGCCGCGTCCATGTCCTGA